A section of the Verrucomicrobiota bacterium genome encodes:
- a CDS encoding O-antigen ligase family protein yields MTLRALLAYHACDRVSEALIYFMVVSSPWAFGTTQPWSIWAMNACGFALGILLISKFALRRERGGSPFMRPVQTHGSNTGCEKNKAVTIIAAGLALLTLLILGYCLTAALNARSTYDPWRMDFRYRSYIAWLPHSYDSRRTWQLFFNVLALASFFWSVRDWLLGKTAAEERTSRIQAGDCDLTPLLPERLRRLLWVVSINGALLGAEGICQRLSDTNKLLWFMPTHMNKSAESQFGPYAYRANAAQYFNLVWPVALGLWWVLRREARSQLRASVNRTRRRHHVLLPCVLVMAACPIMSASRGGALVAVVMILAAACILLFAWRRRHPSTRFALVLFFIAILGLGTYLGGDKLAERMRDFDTGLTSREHIYETAAGIARDYPLFGIGPGAFEPVFQLYRASEEEFWPAELHNDWLEIRITFGWLGSGFIMAALLLVLARWFLPTGIPIRWTFTSLLWLSLAGCLIHARFDFPFQIYSILMMFVLLCAILFTLSRRVTE; encoded by the coding sequence ATGACCCTGCGCGCGCTCCTGGCCTATCACGCCTGCGATCGAGTGTCCGAGGCGCTGATATATTTCATGGTTGTATCCAGCCCTTGGGCTTTCGGAACGACGCAGCCGTGGTCGATCTGGGCCATGAATGCTTGCGGCTTTGCACTGGGAATCCTGTTGATCAGCAAGTTCGCGCTTCGCCGGGAGCGCGGCGGTTCGCCCTTCATGCGGCCAGTTCAAACGCACGGGTCAAATACAGGATGCGAAAAAAACAAGGCCGTCACAATCATCGCCGCGGGGCTGGCGTTGCTCACGCTGTTGATTCTGGGTTATTGCCTGACTGCCGCACTCAACGCGCGTTCCACTTATGATCCCTGGCGCATGGACTTCCGCTACCGCTCTTACATTGCCTGGTTGCCGCACAGTTATGACAGCCGGCGCACCTGGCAACTTTTTTTCAACGTTCTGGCGCTCGCCAGTTTTTTTTGGTCGGTGCGCGACTGGCTGCTTGGCAAAACTGCAGCAGAAGAACGCACCAGCCGCATTCAAGCTGGCGACTGCGACCTGACCCCGCTACTGCCAGAACGACTTCGACGGCTGCTTTGGGTTGTGAGCATTAACGGCGCATTGCTCGGTGCGGAAGGAATCTGCCAGCGGCTTTCAGACACAAACAAACTGTTGTGGTTCATGCCGACCCACATGAACAAGAGCGCGGAATCGCAGTTTGGACCGTATGCCTACCGCGCGAATGCGGCGCAATACTTCAATCTGGTCTGGCCCGTTGCTCTGGGGTTGTGGTGGGTCCTGCGCCGTGAAGCCCGGAGTCAGCTAAGGGCGTCTGTCAACCGAACCCGACGGCGTCATCACGTACTGCTTCCGTGCGTCCTGGTCATGGCAGCGTGCCCGATCATGTCCGCCAGCCGGGGTGGCGCCCTCGTGGCGGTGGTCATGATCCTGGCGGCAGCGTGTATCTTGTTGTTTGCCTGGCGACGACGCCACCCGAGCACCCGATTCGCGCTCGTATTGTTTTTCATCGCCATATTGGGGTTGGGCACTTACCTCGGAGGAGACAAGTTAGCCGAGCGAATGCGGGATTTCGATACGGGCTTGACTAGTCGGGAGCACATTTACGAAACGGCGGCTGGCATCGCTCGAGACTATCCTTTGTTCGGCATTGGCCCAGGTGCGTTCGAACCGGTCTTCCAGCTTTACCGCGCGTCCGAGGAGGAATTCTGGCCGGCCGAACTGCACAATGACTGGCTGGAAATACGGATAACCTTTGGCTGGCTGGGCAGCGGTTTCATCATGGCGGCGCTATTGCTGGTGCTCGCGCGTTGGTTTTTGCCCACGGGCATTCCGATCCGGTGGACGTTCACCTCGCTGCTTTGGTTGTCACTGGCGGGATGTTTGATCCATGCGCGCTTCGATTTCCCGTTCCAAATCTATTCGATTTTGATGATGTTCGTCCTGCTTTGCGCGATTCTGTTCACCCTCTCGCGTCGAGTAACCGAGTAA